AACATCTTTTTCCACATAGCCATTCCTCCTTAATGCAGTTCGTGGTTGGTATTATACCTCAATTTTATTTAATGTCAATAGAAATCTTGCTAGGTTCCCTACTTTTTCTAACAGGGACTTAAATGAGACTTTGATGAGACGATTTCTTCCAGGTCTATGCGGGAAACCCCTATTTTAATAGTTATGCAAACCGTGAACGGTCAAGACTACGGTATTGGATGGCTTCCGAAATATGCGCGGTCGCGATATCTTCCGCCTTTTCCATATCCGCAATCGTCCGCGCCACTTTAAGTATCCTGCCATACGCCCGGGCGGATAATCCTAATTCGTCTATCGCCTGCCTCAAGAGGCTTTCCGAATCTTCGCCCAGCTTGCAATATTTCTTGATATGCCTTGTCGTCATCTGGGCATTGCAGTTAATCTTATCATTCCTAAACCTTTCAAGTTGAATCTTGCGTGTTTTGGTTACGATATTGCATATTTCGACTGATGAAGTGCCTTCGGCTTTGGAGGATAATTCACGGTAAGCTACGGACGGGACATCCAGATGTATATCAATCCTGTCCAACAGGGGTCCAGATATCCTGGTTAGGTAGCGCTGGACCTGGTTCGGAGAACATTGGCATTCCTTTTTCGGGTCCCCGTAAAAACCACAGGGACATGGATTCATAGCCGCAACCAGCATGAATTTTGCCGGATAAGAAACAGTAGCGCTCGCCCTGCCGATGGAAATAATCCCTTCTTCCAGCGGCTGCCTCAGGCTTTCCAGAAGATTCCTGTGGAATTCAGGCAGTTCATCCAAAAAAAGGACACCGTTATGCGACAAGCTGATTTCGCCCGCCCTAGGCAATGTCCCCGAACCGCCTCCGATTAATCCCGGCTCCGAGCAAGTATGGTGTGGCGCGCGGAACGGGCGGGTAGCTATCAAGGAATTATCCGGCGGCAAAAGTCCCGCTACGCTGTGGATACGCGTGGTTTCCAAAGATTCCTGCAAAGTCAACCGCGGCAAAATAGTCGGTAACCGTTTGGCGAGCATGGTCTTTCCGCTTCCGGGAGGACCTATCATCAGGATATTGTGACCGCCTGCCGCGGAAATGGTCAAAGCACGCTTGGCATGTTCCTGCCCTTTGACATCCGAAAAATCAACTTCGTATTGATTGGACTCACTGAATATTTTATTGATATCCATCTTTAGAGGGTTTATCTTTATCTCACGATTAAGGAATCCGACCGCCTCGGATAATTTGCCGACCGGTATGACCTCCAACCCTTCCACCACGGCGGCTTCCATGGCGTTTTCTTTGGGGAGGATTAATCCCTTTACGCCTTTTGAAGCGCATATCATTGCCATGGATAAGGCACCCTTGACTGGGCGGATTAAGCCTTCCAAAGCCAGTTCGCCGATAATCGCATACCCTTTCAGATTATCGCGCGGGATTATATCATTCGCGGAAAGGATGCCGATGGCAATAGGCAGGTCATAAACCGGTCCTTCCTTTTTTATATCAGCCGGCGCGAGGTTAATGGTCAATTTGCTCTGCGACGGGAATTTATAGCCTGTATTGGCAAAGGCAGTGATGATACGGTCGCGGCTTTCCTTGACAGCAGTATCGGGGAGCCCGACTATCACAACCGATGGCATCCCGCGCCGGGCGTGGTCAACTTCTATTTCCAAAAGATGCGCTTCTATTCCCTTAACCGCAGCGGAGATTACTTTGGACAGCATAAATTAATGTTTCGGACGTATTATGGATACCGCATGCTGCGTCTCGTCGAGGCATTCTTCCATCCGTTTAAGAACGTCTTTTAAAAGCACCCGCTTGATGTATTTCACGGTGTCGAATATCTTGATGCCGTTAAATTGATAATAAATAAAAGCCGAGGAAACGTGTTCCGGTGAATCGAACAGGCGCACGAACCGTCCTGTGGATTTGCGCTTAATCAGGTTTAAATCCCGCTTTTTGATAAGATTCTTTTTGGCGCGCTTGATTCCTTCCAAGAGTCTTGCGTAAAGCTCGTCAGGATTTTCTGCCTCACCCCCGAGCGTCGCCATGCCGTAAGTTGGGTGTATTTCATAATTAAAGCCGAAAGTCTCGTCAATTACCCCGTCGGTATAAAGGCGATTATATAATTCGGATGACTTGCCGAAGATACAATCCATCATGATATCCGTGCAGATATTCTGCATCATAAGTTTCGTCCCGGTCATGCCGGTTTTTCTATCTTTGTAGCCGATGTTTATACGCGGGCGGGCAACCGCCATTTTGATATCGGTTTTCAGGTTCCTTATTTCAGGCGGTTCTGTAACGGTCTTGCGTGCTATTTTATATCCTTCTGGAGATTTTAAGGATTTATTCTTGAAATATTTTTCAAGCTCTTTGATGACCTTTTCCCTGTCGATATCACCGGCAAAGACGCCTATCATATTCGCCGGATGGTAGAAAGTATTATAGCAATCCTTTAAAGTCTGGGGTGTTATCGCCTGTATGCTTTCTGGAGTCCCGCCGATATCCAGACGAACCGGATGCTTATGATACAAGTTTTCGGCAAGGTTCCTGGCGATTTTCAGGTCCGGCATATCCTGATACATCCTCACTTCCTGCTCGATGATGTGTTTTTCCTTTGCTACACCCTCATCCGTAAAATACGGCTCGAAAGCAAGCTTTAAAAGAAGTTTTAGGTTCTCATCAAAATTCTCGGTCGAAGTAAAGAAATACAGGGTCATGGTATAACCAGTTGAGGCATTGTAATAGGCGCCCTGCTGGGCAAATTCTTGCATGATATTACCACACTCTTTATGGAACATCAAATGCTCTAAAAAATGCGCTACGCCGGAAGGAGTCTTGACCCAATCCGTATGCGCCGGTGGTTTAAACTCCAAGTCGAGCGCGCCGTATTCCACGGCAAACATCGTGCTTTTCTTGCTCAGGCCTTTTTTGGGAATAAACGCCAGGGAAAGCCCGTTAGAAAGCTTATCAAAATAATAAGTCTCTTTTAATGCGCTGCTTGTTATTTTCATGGGTTTAGATTATACAAGATAAAGAAGCGCCTGTCAAAGATAACAAATCCTTATCCTTGACTTTGACCAAATTTATGGTAGAATTACGCCATTACTTATGTACGAACTGGTAATCAAAACTAAATTCTCCTCCGCCCATCGCCTGAAACACTACAAAGGCAAATGCGAGGAACTGCACGGGCATAATTGGGATGTGCAGGTTATCCTGGAGGGCGAGGCGCCGGATAAAATCGGCTTGCTGATTGATTTCAAGGAAGCCAAGAAGATTATCCATAAGGAAACCGAGATGCTCGACCATAAGTATCTAAACCAAATTGAATATTTTAAAACGCATAACCCGACAACCGAAAATCTCGCGCGGTTTTTATACGGGAAACTGTCCGCGGCTTTTAAGCGGCGCGGAGTAAAAGTTAAAAAGGTAGGCGTCTGGGAATCCCCCGAATGCGGGGCGTATTTTAGTGAGGAGTAGTTATCAGTTATTCTGTTAAATCTGTTCCCGCCAGAGGCGGGTCTGCCTTTGGCATGATAATCCCGTTGTTAAAATAACGGAGCGAATTAATTATGCTATGTAAAAACTGCAATAAGCGGCCGGCAACCATCCACCTGACTGAAATAAGCCATAATAATGTAAAGCAGGAAATTCACCTGTGCGAGGAATGCGCACAGCAAAAGGGGCTTCCTTATAAACTGCAGTTCTCGCTTTCCGAGGTCTTGAGCAGCCTCATCGAGCCCATCATGACTAAGATGGGCAAAGAAAACCTCAATATGAAATGCCCGAATTGCGGGATAGATTACGCGACCTTCCAGAAGAAAGCCCGTTTCGGCTGCGCCAAGGATTACGAGGTCTTTAAGAAAGGCATCTCGCCGATACTGGAAAAGATACACGGCGCTACCCAGCACTATGGCAAGTTCCCGCAGGGAACCTCCGGCTCCGGAATCCTAAAGGAAAAGGAGCTACTGGATCTCCACCGCGAACTGGAAAAACTGGTGAAAAGCGAAGAATTCGAAAAGGCGGCTGAAATACGCGATAAGATAAAGAAATTGAAAACCAGGAAGAAAACAGAATGAAAATAGATGATTTGATGAACAAGGTCGGCACTTGGCTGGAAGGAAAAGGCAAGGATTCCGATATCGTCATTTCCTCCCGCATCAGGCTTGCCAGAAACCTGGATAATTTCGTCTTCCTGACCCTGGCAAATGAGGAGCAGAAAAAGGAAATCGTCGGCTTCATCCATAACGCACTTGTCTCCGCCAAGATAATACCGCCCATGCATTATTTCAGCTTCAAAGACCTTACTTCGGCAGACAAGCACCTGCTTCTGGAAAGGCATTTAATCAGCCGTGACCATGCCGAAGCGCCTAATGGTGTGACCGGTCAAAATGGTTCCCGCGCTTTGGTTATAAACGATAAAGAGACTTCAAGCATCATGATAAACGAGGAAGACCATCTGAGAATCCAGGGTTTGAGGAGCGGTTTTCAGTTGGCCGAATTATGGGATGAAATAAACGAACTGGACAGCCGCATGGAAAAACACCTGCCTTATGCCTTTTCTTCCCAGTTCGGATATCTCACCGCTTGTCCCACTAACGTGGGAACCGGATTGCGTTTCTCTGTAATGGTCCATCTGCCGGCCCTGGTTTTGAGCAAACAGATAGAAAAAGTCTTCCAGGCATTGACCCGCGTTAAATACACGGTGCGCGGATTCCTGGGAGAAGGCTCGCAATCCATGGGAGATTTTTACCAGATATCCAACCTGGTCACTTTAGGCCGGGCGGAAAAAGATATTTTAAGCGAGATGGAAAACGTCATCCCGGAAATCATAAAATACGAACGCACCTGGAGGGAGAAACTCTTGAATGAACAGGCAAACCAGACAAAGGACCGCATCTGGCGCGCTTACGGAATACTTAAAAACGCCTACACCATCACTTCGGGAGAGACCATGGAACTACTTTCCGCGGTAAGGATGGGAATCAATATAGGATTAATCAAGGACCTAACTATCGCCCAGGTAAACGAGATGTTTATATTTTCCCAACCGGCGCATCTGCAGAGAATCGCCGGAGAGGCACTCGGACCGGAAGAGCGGGATATTTTCAGGGCGAGTTATTTCAGGGGAAAACTAACCAAGCCTTCAAAGTGATTTTCTCTTTTTCTTAATCTCTTCCCAGGTATAGGTGTTAATCACGTCTTCTTTACCCACCCATCCGCGCCGGGCAACCGAAATGCCTAATCTGGCAAAGCCGAGCATATCAGAGTGATGTGAATCCGTTCCTATGGAAAACTTTACCCCGAATTCTTTTGCCCTTTTGCAATTCAGGTCGTTCAAATCGAGCCTGTCCGGGAATGAATTTATCTCCAGGAACGTCCCGGTCCGGGCCGCCGCTTCGAATATTTTATCCATATCAAGATTTACATAGCCTTCCCGGGTGGAAATAAGGCGCCCGGTCGGGTGGGCGATGATATCCACGTGTGGATTCTCCATCGCTTTGATGATGCGGCCTGTCACGTTATTCTTAAACCCGGAATAGACTGACGCCACGACCAAATCCATTTCTTTTAAGATGCTGTCCGGGAAATCAAGCTTCCCATCGGAAAGGATATCCACCTCCGCGCCTTTGAGAATTCGGATTTCCTTAAAGCGTTTTTGAAGTCCGTCTATCTCCTTTGACTCTTCTTTTAATCTGGCGGGTGATAATCCATGGGCATAAGAAGCCGCCTGCGAATGGTCGGTTATCAGGATGTATTCATAGCCGATTGCCCGGGCGGCCATGACAACCTCTTCTATCTTTGACCGGCCATCTGAATAAAGGCTGTGGCAGTGCAAATCGCCTTTTAGGTCGGCGTAGCCAATCAGTTTCGGGAGCTTGCCTTCCAGTGCCGCTTCTATCTCGCCGCGGTCTTCCCTGATTTCCGGCGGCATCAATAGCATATTAACAGCTTTATAAACTTCTTCCTCTGTCTTTCCGGCTATGAGCTTTTCGCCTTTAAAGACGCCGTATTCGTTAATCTTTAACCCCTTATCTTTTGCCAGCGAGCGCAGTTTTATATTATGCGCCTTGGAGCCGGTGAAATACTGGAGCGCCGCGCCGTAGGATTCTTCCGGCACCACCCGCAAATCCGCCTGATGCCCGCTTTTAAGGATGACGGACGCCTTGGTCTCTCCCGCGCCGAGAATCTCCCGAACAATCGGAAGCTCGGTGAAACGCCTGATAATCTTGCCCGGTTTCTCGCCTGTCGCCAGGATATCGATATCGCCGATGGTTTCGCACATCCTTCGCAGGGAGCCTGCCGGCGAGATCTGCTTTATGGATCGAAGGTCCTTTTTAAGTTCCGCGATGATGCCGTCTACCAGCGGCAATGCCCGGCCTAACAGAATCCGGCCCTGTATCTTTGTTACCAGCGCCAGCCCGCGGGAAATATTTTCCACCTTTTTTTCTCCCATCATCGGCAGTTTGGCAAGCGAGCCGTTTTCAATCACCTTTTTCAAGTCATCCACGTTCTTTACCTTAAGCTTGCGAAAGGCAAGGCTTAAAGTCTTGGGGCCCAATCCCGGTATCCGTCTCAAATCAAAGATGCCGTCAGGAATACCTTCGTTAGCCTCTTCAAGCTTTTTAATCTTTCCGGTTGCCAGATATTCTTCTATCTTCTTATGGAGCCCTGTTCCGATGCCTGAGATTTCCTCCAATTTCCCTTCCCGCGCGATGGCTTCGATATCCTTGGGCATTTCGGAAAGAGTCCGGGCGGCCTTGCGGTAGGCGTTTACGCGAAAGGTGTTTTCTCCCTTGAATTCCAGGGCATCCGCAATCTGGAGAAAAATATCGGCTATTTCCCGGTTTTTCATCTTTTATCTAAATATTTAGCCAAATCTATCTTCTTATATTCGGCTTTGGTGGCGGGAATCTTTCTGCAGGCAAGGTAAATCGTCCGCGTTTGCGGATATATCACCATGGACTGGAGATTTATCAGGGGTATCGGAACAGATTTAAGTATATTTATTATTTCATTATGGCCGATTTTCCCATGAAGTCCCTTGGCCTGGATTGCCATGGTGTTATAGCGGTCGTCGCCGTCGGACATCTTCATTTCCGGCGTGACAAACCAGTTGGTCGCGCAGAGAATTCCGTTTGCAGGATACCGCACTGCCACACTCTCAGAAGTGAATTCAATCACCACGGAGTTTCCTCCTGAATCAGCCAGGGCAAGATTGGATGGCGCGGTCCGCCTGGCTGCCTTGACGATTTCAATCGCCTTTTCTATATCGGATGCCTCTTCCAGTATTTTACGGAAGAGCATGGATGTCGGCATGCCGGAATCATTGATGGCGCCGTCAAAGCTGACCAGCATTGCCAGCGACAGGCCGTCCTGGTTCATCCCGGAAATTACGCCGGCCAATCCGGGCCAGGTGATTGAGGCAAATGACTTTTTATTATCGGCCTGCCTGCCGGACAGGCAGGGATGGTAAACCGTAATCATATTGTAATTAACCGCCATGCCAAGTGACGGGAAATCCAGGTTGCGCCCGAAAATAAGTTCCTTCCCTGCCGGAGGGGAGGTAATGATGATACTGCAAAAAGGAAGCCGCGGGTCATCAATCATGGTGTGGAGTAAAAGGAAGTCGTTAATTGATACGCCGGAAACCTTCGTCATGGCATCCAGTTCTTCCATATATTCAGGCGGGATGAAAGGCTTCATTAGCTCCCGGGCTTTTATCGCCCGTTCGAGGTTCTTGCCCTGGGAAAGAAACCGTCCGATATAATTATGAATGAGCGCGTTCAGCTGGGATTTCAAGAGTTCGCCCTGCTGTTCACCCATTTCCTGCGGACTGCCGCGCAGGATAAGGAGGGGAATCTCCTGCTCAAAAGTAAGCTCGCCTTTTCCCGCTTTAGCCGGGGCAACCTCCACCCGTCCTGTCTTCTCGACGACATACGGGGGAACTTCGATAAAACAGCAGAAACTGTTAAACAAGATAAAGCCGGCGGCTAAGAATAATAACAGGACGGCTATCCGTTTCAGCCCGTTTTTGGTTATCAGTTTCATATGTCACCTGCTTAAGATTATATATCACCAAAATTCTAATGGCAAGAGAAAATAACGCATAGATATAATTATTCTAACTATTGAACAATTAGCCCCTTGAACAATTGAACCTGTTTATAGAAACTATTATCGCCCTTCTTTCCATCTGCCGATATAAATACATATATTATCTTTTGCCACTAAGACACTAAGGCACAAAATGGTTCTTTGCGTCTTTGCGGTGAATTTTAACCTATGAAAAAATACCGCACCTGGGCAGAAATCAATCTGGCAAAGGCCGCCGCCAACCTGAAGGCCATCCGGAACAAGGTCGGTCCGGATACCAAGATTATGGTCGTGGTCAAGGCGGATGGCTACGGGCACGGCGCGACGCAAATAGGCCGGACGGTCCTGGAAGCCGGCGCGGCCATGCTCGGCGTGGGCGATTCCACCGAGGCGATTGAACTCAGGCAATCCGGCATCTTAGCCCCGATACTGATACTGGGCGCCCTGATTGAGGAAGAGCTCGGCTGGATTATCTCTTACGACATCACCCCGACCGTCCACTCTATGGATTTACTGCCGCTTTTGGATACCGAAGCCAAGCGCCAGAATAAGAAACTAAAAATACACCTGAAAATTGATACCGGCATGAGCCGTTTGGGCGCCTCGCCTAACCGCGCGGTAGAAATAATAAAGAAGATTAAGGCATCGCCGAATTTGCAACTGGAAGGAATCTGCACCCATCTTTCCTGCTCGTTTAACCACAATGAGCTCGATTTCACCAAGAAGCAGATAGAGGCGTTTAAGAACATGGTCAAGGAAGTGGAATCTAACGGCTTTCGAATTCCCTTGAAACATCACGCCTCAACCGGGGCGATATTCACACTGGCTAACAGCTTCTTTAATATGGTCCGTCCGGGCGGGGCGATTTACGGGATAGACCCGGGCAACGTCTCAGAAAAAGGCGTCAAGTTCGACCCGATTCTCTCCTTTAAGTCGCAGGTATCGTTTTTGAAGACGGTTCCTTCCGGGACGCCGGTCGGCTATAACCGCACTTATACCACCAACAAGCGCACGAAGATTGCGACCATTCCGGTGGGCTATAACGACGGCTATCCGTATCAGCTGGGCAACAAAGGCATGGTCCTTATCCGGGGAAAGCGCTGTCCGATTATCGGGACGATTACCATGGACTATATCATGGCGGATGTGACCCACCTGCCTACCGGACAGGCAGGTCTGCCGGCGGTCGCAGTTGGGGATGAGGTCGTGCTGATAGGCGAGCAGAACGGTGAAAAACTGCCCGCGGAAGAATTGGCGAGGCTGGCCTGCGTTTCGCCTTATGTCATCACCTGCGGATTAGGCAAGCGTGTCCGCCGCGTTTACGTGTAAAACCCATATCAGAACAGGTTCCCTTTCGGAACCAATTTACTAACCTAGCACATCTTTCTAATTAACTAATGGAGTAGCAACGACGTCCCCGTAGCGCAGCGAAGTGGTGTAACATAGGTGGGGTTCTCTAGTCTACTACAGGTGGTTTCATAAGTCCTTTTAGGGGATTACCCCCTTTTTTGACAAAGGGGGAAATAGGGAGATTTTATACCTTATGAAACCTCTTCTAGTCCATTGGCTACCTTCACTTAAGTCTTGCTATTTCGATTCTGATTAAACTTAATTTCCCGTCGCACCCCCTATTCCAAGTGCTTTGACCGGTCCGGATAGGGGTCAGGAGGGGGGTATAGGGTAGGTGGGTATAGGGGGTGGTGATACCCTGTAAGGAGGGCATAACTATTTTTGTTCCCCTTAAATAGAATTTCGAGATACTCCCTTTTCGCGTTCGGGATACGCCGGAGAGGGATACCCCTGGGGATATAGGGGGGATGGGTAGAGGGGGGTGTTTTCATCTGTCTGGGAGGGTGCGAAGTCTTTAGCCGTTCCAAAGTTTATAGGATTCAGATTGATATGATTCTTTCTGCAGTAAATACTTCGGATAATTAGCCTGCTTGGAATTAATAAACGAGGGTATAAAGCTGAATCGCTTTACTCCGGACGGCGCAAGCCACCTTGATTTTATCAAGGAAAACGGGCAACTGTTCTTGGAGGTGAAAGTTTCCCAGGTGTAACTCTTCGGCAAACCAAGGGTAAATTGGGGGCGTTCTTTGAACGCCCCCTTTTTTATTTGTGTTGGTCTGTAAAATTATATTTATTCGCCTTCTTCTTCGTGGACGACGCGGGCGACTGAGACGAGTTTATCGTTTGCCTGCAGGGAAATGAGCCTGACCCCTTGGGTGTTCCTACCGATGACCCGGATGCTCTTTACCGGAATCCTGACAACCATCCCAGCTGAGGTGCCCATGATGATATCGTCATCGTCTTTCACTTCCTTCATGGCAATGAGCTTGCCGTTACGGTCGGAAGTCTTGATATTATGGACGCCCGTCCCTCCGCGGCGCTGGATGCGGTATTCGTCGAACCCGGTCCGCTTGCCGTATCCTTTTTCGCAGAGGCTCAAGAGCGAGGAATCCTTATCAACGATAATCATATCCTTGACCTGATCACCTTTTCTTAAACGTATGCCGGTCACCCCACGCGCCGAACGCCCCATCTGCCGAACATCGGTCTCCGGGAAGCGGATGCTCATGCCGTCGCGCGTGCCCAGGATAATATGGTCTTTGCCGCCGGTTACCCGGACTCCGATAAGCTTATCGCTGCCGTTCAACTTCAGGGCGATGATACCGCCTTTCTTGGGATTGCTGAACGCCTTGAGCGTGGTCTTCTTGATATAGCCGCTCTGGGTCGCCATGACCAGGAACCCTTCATCAAAGTTCTTGACCGCGATTGCCGAGGTAATGCTTTCGCCCTGCGCCAGCCGGATGAAGTTTACCAAAGCGCGGCCCTTTGCCTGACGGCCCATCATCGGGATATCGTAAACTTTTATCCAATGAACCTTGCCGAGCGAGGTAAAGAAAAGAATATAATCGTGCGTGGAAGCGATGAAGAGGTGCTCCGCGAAATCATCTTCTTTTATTTCCGCGCCCATGACGCCTTTCCCTCCGCGCGCCTGTTTGCGGTAGGAAGTCAAAGGCATGCGCTTGACATAGCCGGCATGGCTGATAAGGACGGCCATGTCTTCCTCGGTAATCAGCTCTTCCAGGGAGAAATCCTGCGCTTCTCTTTTCAATATCTGGGTCCGGCGGGCATCGCCGTATTTTTCTTTTATCTCGTAAAGGTCTTCGCGGATGATATCCAAAACCAGCCCGTCATCCGCTAATATCGCCTTATATTCGACAATCCTGTCTTTCAGTTCTTTCAGGTCTTTTGCCAGCTTCTCGTGTTCCAGGCCGGTCAGGCGCTGTAACTGCATTTTAAGGATGGCATCGGCCTGGATTTCGCTCAGCTTGAAGCGTTTCATCAGGCCTTCGCGGGCGATATCCACGGTCTTGGATTTCTTTATCAGTTTAACGACGGCATCTATGTTATCTATGGCGATGATTAATCCTTCAAGTATGTGCGCTTCGGCCTCGGCTTTTTCCAGGAGGAACCTGGTCCGCCGCTTGATTATTTCCATCCGGTGCTCTTTATAGGCGACCAGTATTTGTTTCAGGTTTAAGACCTGCGGGCGGTTATCCACCAGGGCAATCATGATAATGGAAAAACTGTCCTGGAGCGGCGTGTTTTTATAGAGCTGGTTGATGACCACCTGGGCTTCCTCGCCGCGTCTGAGTTCGATGACGATGCGCATGCCGTCCTTATCGCTTTCGTCGCGGATATCCGAGACGCCCTGTATCTTATCGTTTTTAATCAGGTCGGCGATGCGTTCGATGATGCGCGCCTTTTCCTGGTTATAGGGAATTTCGGTAATGATTATATTTTCCCTGCCGCCTTTGGCTTCTTCGGTGGCGACCTTGGCGCGGACGGTGATGATGCCGCGTCCGGTTTCGTAAGCGCTCTGGACGCCTTTAAACCCGCAGATGATTCCGCCGGTCGGAAAGTCCGGGCCTTTGACGATTTCTATAAGTTCGCTTATGGGGGTGTCCGGCTTATCTATTATTTTAATGATGCCGTCGCATACTTCGGAAAAGTTATGGGGCGGGATGCTGGTCGCCATGCCGACGGCGATGCCGGAAGAGCCGTTGCACAGGAGATTGGGGAATTTGGAAGGGAGGACAGTCGGTTCCTCGCGGGTTTCGTCATAATTCGGGACGTAATCCACCGTGTTCTTTTCCATATCCTCCAGCATCTGCATGGAGAAATTGGTCATGCGGGCTTCGGTATAACGCATGGCGGCCGGGGGGTCGCCGTCAATCGAGCCGAAGTTGCCCTGACCGTCAACCAGCGGATAACGGCAGGCAAAATCCTGCGCCATCCTGACC
This is a stretch of genomic DNA from Planctomycetota bacterium. It encodes these proteins:
- a CDS encoding YifB family Mg chelatase-like AAA ATPase is translated as MLSKVISAAVKGIEAHLLEIEVDHARRGMPSVVIVGLPDTAVKESRDRIITAFANTGYKFPSQSKLTINLAPADIKKEGPVYDLPIAIGILSANDIIPRDNLKGYAIIGELALEGLIRPVKGALSMAMICASKGVKGLILPKENAMEAAVVEGLEVIPVGKLSEAVGFLNREIKINPLKMDINKIFSESNQYEVDFSDVKGQEHAKRALTISAAGGHNILMIGPPGSGKTMLAKRLPTILPRLTLQESLETTRIHSVAGLLPPDNSLIATRPFRAPHHTCSEPGLIGGGSGTLPRAGEISLSHNGVLFLDELPEFHRNLLESLRQPLEEGIISIGRASATVSYPAKFMLVAAMNPCPCGFYGDPKKECQCSPNQVQRYLTRISGPLLDRIDIHLDVPSVAYRELSSKAEGTSSVEICNIVTKTRKIQLERFRNDKINCNAQMTTRHIKKYCKLGEDSESLLRQAIDELGLSARAYGRILKVARTIADMEKAEDIATAHISEAIQYRSLDRSRFA
- a CDS encoding insulinase family protein, yielding MKITSSALKETYYFDKLSNGLSLAFIPKKGLSKKSTMFAVEYGALDLEFKPPAHTDWVKTPSGVAHFLEHLMFHKECGNIMQEFAQQGAYYNASTGYTMTLYFFTSTENFDENLKLLLKLAFEPYFTDEGVAKEKHIIEQEVRMYQDMPDLKIARNLAENLYHKHPVRLDIGGTPESIQAITPQTLKDCYNTFYHPANMIGVFAGDIDREKVIKELEKYFKNKSLKSPEGYKIARKTVTEPPEIRNLKTDIKMAVARPRINIGYKDRKTGMTGTKLMMQNICTDIMMDCIFGKSSELYNRLYTDGVIDETFGFNYEIHPTYGMATLGGEAENPDELYARLLEGIKRAKKNLIKKRDLNLIKRKSTGRFVRLFDSPEHVSSAFIYYQFNGIKIFDTVKYIKRVLLKDVLKRMEECLDETQHAVSIIRPKH
- the queD gene encoding 6-carboxytetrahydropterin synthase QueD — translated: MYELVIKTKFSSAHRLKHYKGKCEELHGHNWDVQVILEGEAPDKIGLLIDFKEAKKIIHKETEMLDHKYLNQIEYFKTHNPTTENLARFLYGKLSAAFKRRGVKVKKVGVWESPECGAYFSEE
- a CDS encoding UvrB/UvrC motif-containing protein: MLCKNCNKRPATIHLTEISHNNVKQEIHLCEECAQQKGLPYKLQFSLSEVLSSLIEPIMTKMGKENLNMKCPNCGIDYATFQKKARFGCAKDYEVFKKGISPILEKIHGATQHYGKFPQGTSGSGILKEKELLDLHRELEKLVKSEEFEKAAEIRDKIKKLKTRKKTE
- a CDS encoding protein arginine kinase: MKIDDLMNKVGTWLEGKGKDSDIVISSRIRLARNLDNFVFLTLANEEQKKEIVGFIHNALVSAKIIPPMHYFSFKDLTSADKHLLLERHLISRDHAEAPNGVTGQNGSRALVINDKETSSIMINEEDHLRIQGLRSGFQLAELWDEINELDSRMEKHLPYAFSSQFGYLTACPTNVGTGLRFSVMVHLPALVLSKQIEKVFQALTRVKYTVRGFLGEGSQSMGDFYQISNLVTLGRAEKDILSEMENVIPEIIKYERTWREKLLNEQANQTKDRIWRAYGILKNAYTITSGETMELLSAVRMGINIGLIKDLTIAQVNEMFIFSQPAHLQRIAGEALGPEERDIFRASYFRGKLTKPSK
- the polX gene encoding DNA polymerase/3'-5' exonuclease PolX translates to MKNREIADIFLQIADALEFKGENTFRVNAYRKAARTLSEMPKDIEAIAREGKLEEISGIGTGLHKKIEEYLATGKIKKLEEANEGIPDGIFDLRRIPGLGPKTLSLAFRKLKVKNVDDLKKVIENGSLAKLPMMGEKKVENISRGLALVTKIQGRILLGRALPLVDGIIAELKKDLRSIKQISPAGSLRRMCETIGDIDILATGEKPGKIIRRFTELPIVREILGAGETKASVILKSGHQADLRVVPEESYGAALQYFTGSKAHNIKLRSLAKDKGLKINEYGVFKGEKLIAGKTEEEVYKAVNMLLMPPEIREDRGEIEAALEGKLPKLIGYADLKGDLHCHSLYSDGRSKIEEVVMAARAIGYEYILITDHSQAASYAHGLSPARLKEESKEIDGLQKRFKEIRILKGAEVDILSDGKLDFPDSILKEMDLVVASVYSGFKNNVTGRIIKAMENPHVDIIAHPTGRLISTREGYVNLDMDKIFEAAARTGTFLEINSFPDRLDLNDLNCKRAKEFGVKFSIGTDSHHSDMLGFARLGISVARRGWVGKEDVINTYTWEEIKKKRKSL
- the alr gene encoding alanine racemase, yielding MKKYRTWAEINLAKAAANLKAIRNKVGPDTKIMVVVKADGYGHGATQIGRTVLEAGAAMLGVGDSTEAIELRQSGILAPILILGALIEEELGWIISYDITPTVHSMDLLPLLDTEAKRQNKKLKIHLKIDTGMSRLGASPNRAVEIIKKIKASPNLQLEGICTHLSCSFNHNELDFTKKQIEAFKNMVKEVESNGFRIPLKHHASTGAIFTLANSFFNMVRPGGAIYGIDPGNVSEKGVKFDPILSFKSQVSFLKTVPSGTPVGYNRTYTTNKRTKIATIPVGYNDGYPYQLGNKGMVLIRGKRCPIIGTITMDYIMADVTHLPTGQAGLPAVAVGDEVVLIGEQNGEKLPAEELARLACVSPYVITCGLGKRVRRVYV